A single window of Colletotrichum higginsianum IMI 349063 chromosome 8, whole genome shotgun sequence DNA harbors:
- a CDS encoding Myb dna-binding domain containing protein — protein sequence MAQASHPTFINLPPPTSRPDTPSEMPGTPTSTTTSMSALSTTAIKDGHRGHFPQGPAGARGHAHHPSTTSLEAERADRISRLAGLERVSTLRAPPTQHQQNANASSLSPQTTPTSTGFPPNYPPNTHLTPAYFDAHGQPTAVTKMSTVGTASATESYVGDDNETRTAPGEQDEDMFSMDTNYREADSVASTGADPEQMDEDTARSTGGYDDRMSDDGSASLVGFGEGANSTVSGPIYQRRPIPGVAGQAVGAWGLERTASGLSSDGIPTQRNRDVTMGGDTPTSAAAMQERRDARMMDGTTTDGSGVPGDEMYVDTTNKAPVPTSQFSHQPNIHTTTTARDTAERLLRERLDGGESRAGNTALGSSQSGENLGKFYFEERK from the exons ATGGCGCAAGCATCGCATCCTACCTTCATTAatctccctcctcccacaTCGAGGCCAGACACACCCTCTGAGATGCC CGGCACCCCCACGAGTACCACAACCTCCATGTCGGCCCTCTCGACCACCGCCATCAAGGACGGCCACCGGGGCCACTTCCCACAGGGGCCGGCTGGCGCCCGCGGCCACGCCCACCATCCCTCTACTACgagcctcgaggccgagcgcgCTGATCGCATCTCtcgcctcgccggcctcgagcgaGTCTCGACCCTCCGCGCGCCGCCCACCCAGCATCAGCAGAACGCCAatgcctcctccctctcgcccCAGACCACGCCCACCTCGACCGGCTTCCCTCCCAACTACCCGCCCAATACCCACCTGACGCCCGCGTACTTCGATGCCCATGGACAGCCCACCGCTGTCACCAAGATGAGTACCGTCGGTACCGCTAGCGCCACCGAGAGCTATgttggcgacgacaacgagacCCGCACTGCCCCCGGcgagcaggacgaggacatgTTCAGCATGGACACAAACTACCGCGAGGCCGACTCCGTTGCcagcaccggcgccgaccccGAGCAGATGGACGAGGACACGGCCCGTTCCACCGGCGGCTACGACGACCGCATGAGCGACGACGGCTCCGCCagcctcgtcggcttcggcgaggGTGCCAACAGCACCGTCTCCGGTCCCATCTACCAGCGCCGTCCCAtccccggcgtcgccggccaggccgtcggcgcctgGGGTCTCGAGCGGACCGCCTCGGGCCTCAGCAGCGACGGCATCCCCACCCAGCGAAACCGCGACGTCACCATGGGAGGCGATACCCcgaccagcgccgccgccatgcaGGAACGTCGCGACGCCCGCATGATGgacggcaccaccaccgacggCTCTGGCGTgcccggcgacgagatgTACGTTGACACCACCAACAAGGCCCCCGTCCCCACCTCACAATTCTCCCATCAACCCAACATCcacacgacgacgacggccagggaCACGGCCGAGCGTCTGTTGCGCGAGAggctggacggcggcgagtcGCGGGCGGGCAACACTGCGCTGGGGAGTTCCCAGAGCGGCGAGAACCTCGGCAAGTTTTACTTTGAAGAGCGGAAATAG